AAATCATAAAAAAATATAGCAAATTTTTTAAACATTAAGATGGATTTGATCGCATTGAAAAAAATCCTTGTTGTAGACGACGAGCCAGATATTTCATCATCCATAAAAAGAGGTTTAGAGCGTAACGGATTTCAAGTTGATGCATATGTGGATCCAGAGAAGGCTTTATCAGAATTTAAACCAGGAATGTACGATCTTTTGCTTGTTGATATAAGAATGCCAAAATTAAACGGTTTTGAATTGTACCGTGAAATAAAAAAGAGAAACGATCATGCCAAAGTTTGTTTTTTTACAGCATTTGAGGTGTATTATGATGAATTTAAAAAAGTCTTTCCAACACTTGACGTAAAGTGTTTTATTCGTAAACCCATTACAATAAGTGATTTAGTAGTACACATTAACACAGAATTAAATAACAAATGATCAAATTAAAATAAATTAATGTTTTTGATAATTGATGATATTATTACAACCACAAAAATAATTATTATTTTTGATTGGTTCAAGTATTGATCATTTTATGCCATTTCCAACTTTGGAAGGGTGATTTTTTATATTATAATTCTAATTCATAAAAATCCTGGTTCTTTTTTAGCTAAAACAAATAAACTAAGAAACTTATGATAATACATGAGAGCTAAGGCAACCGTGTTAGTGACTGCAGCTGGGGGAATAGTTTCACAAGGTATAATGAAATCTTTGAAACTGTCTAATATGAAAAAAGATCATCCAGTAATGTATGAAATTGTTGCAACTGATGTTAATGCACAGGCAGCAGGTCTGTACCGCAGTGATATTGGTATTCTCATGCCTTCGTATTCGTCATCAGATTATGTTGATTCCATAATTAAAATCTGTAAAGAACAAAATGTTCAAGCCATTTTTGTGGGATCAGAACAAGAATTATTGCCTATTGCATTTGCTAAAGAAAAAATAGAAAAAGAAACAGGTTCAGCAGTACTCGTAAATCCTATAGACGTGATATCTATAGCAACAGACAAATGGAAAACTTTCGAGTTTCTAAAGAAAAATAATCTTCCATGCGCTGAATCTTCATTGCCTGAAAACCAAGAAGAATTTATTGAAGAATTTGGTTTTCCTCTAGTTGTAAAACCACGAGAAGGACATGGTTCATTACACTTTTACATTGTAAATAATAGAGATGAAATTAGACAAGCAATTTCTGCAATTCAAAAAGTAGGCTGGCGTCCAATCATTCAAGAATACCTTGATGGAGAAAATGTAGAATTTACCTCAGGAGTTGTGGTAAACAGAACAGGAAAGAACGTAATGGCTTCAATCTCTATGAGAAAAACGCTCAAACAAGGCCAAACATACAAGGCATTTGTAGATGATTTTCACGATGTACGCAGGTCTGCTGAAGAAACTGCATTGAAATTTGGTTGTAGAGGATCAATCAACATACAAGCAAAAATGATTGAAAATACGCCCAAAATATTTGAAATTAATCCTCGTTTTTCAGCCACTTGTCCGATACGTGCAGTGGCAGGAATTAATGAACCAGATATAGTTTTTCGTAATTTTGTCCTAGGTGAAGAAATCAAAATAGACGCATATCAAAAGCTTGTCTGTATGAGATATTGGAATGAAGTTTATGTTCCGTATTCTACTTATGAAAAAACAAATAGAATGGGAAAAGTTTCAAACTCAGATTCATTCATTCCGGATTATTTTTAAACTAGATTAAAATTTGTCAAACGTATTTTGAAAAAAACATGGTTCCTGCATTTTTTACGATCTTTCTGGCATACAGTGTAGATGTTATTGCAGCCATGATGGTTGCTCCTAAATAAGCAAATACTATATTTTCAAAACCTGATTGTGCTAAAATCGTGCCAGCAATCACGACTATTGACGTTCCTACTATAACAATCGATGCCATCATTTTTATTCTATTTAGGAATGCCATGAATAAACTGTTTACTGCAAATATTGAAAGGAATATGTTACTAATAGATGCAATACGTAATACTTGAATGCTGATTTGGGAACCACCTGCGTGAAAGACGATCGTCGATGCCACAAAATTCAGAATAACAACTGTCGTTATTGCAGAAATAATAGTTATGAGCAGCAATCGCTTGTAGCGTTGTTGCAAAAACGAATTGATTTTTTTCATTTCAGAAATTTTATGATTTATAGTCATATTTCCTAATTGTAAATAAAGTGGGCTCATTAAGACAAATTGTATAATTGATGTTGATAATAGTACTAGTAATGCTAGATCAGCACCTGCATGATACACAGAATTAAACTCCATTGGAAGACCAATGTGCTTAGCCATCGGGTTAAATATCCATGAAAGTATTCTATCTGAAAAAATCATGCAAAAGTAGAATGTTCCAAATAAAAAGTGGGGCATTGTTTCCCATAGTTGTATACTGAGCCTAGACATGATAGTTTTATCGGTTACGCTCATTGGACGATAAAAATGCAATACTTCATTATTTGCTACAGATCCTGATGTTTTAGAAATTATCTTATAGTGATGATATATTGCAAGAACTGATAAAACTACAAACGCTGTACCCAAAGCAACAAAATATCTTGTAGACGTTTCAGGTATGAAATTAGGAAGAAAATAATAAACTGAAAGCAACGCAACAAACGCACCAGAATATGCAAAAATTACATGCTTAATTTTCTTTAATGCGTAAATTATCATGTAGCTAGTTCTATGTAATGAAATTGTTACTGTGCTGATTACACTTACATTTATGAGGTTATATGGAATATGCATAATTGTTGCTATGCCATATAGTGAACATACAGCCAAAGATATGATAAGTGATAACAGAATATAATTTCTTTTTAGTATTCTTTTTACTTCACAGACATTACCTTGATCATGATAAAAAGTAAATAATCTACTGAAAATTTGTAAAACCCCCTCCGTTATTGCAAGCCCAAGAAATACTCCAGCTATAAAGGCTGTTGTTATTGTGATAGGAAGTCCAAAAGCCATCCAAAGCGAGACACCAAAAACTAATAAGAGCATCAATGAGCCTAACCACGGAAAGACCAGACTGAAACCTTCTACTATTCTGTGTTTTGTATCAGGTATTTGCTTGTAAAATGATTTAACAATATTTTCTTTATTTTTGTCCGAGTTATCGTATGCATCAATAAAACCATAAAGATACTTTGAAAGATCGTAATAATCACTAAATCCATATTTCTTTAGTGTTTCTTTACTATATCCTAATACCTCAAGCAGCACAATGATATCTGCAATATTATTGACAACAGGTTGGATCTCTATTATGGATCTTGCCACCTTTTGTGCAAAAATACGAATTTCTTCTGTTAGGATCCTGTCACTATCATATTTTGATATAGGCAATTGAAATTAATCTCCTAAATTGGTAACATGTTATATTCAGCCCTTTTTTTGAAAAACTCTGCCAGATCGGTCAAGCCATCCTTTAATGTAATTTTTGTCTCATATCCAAGAATGTTTTTTATCTTGTCAATATTTGCCAAGCCGAATCGAACATCGCCTGGTCGTGTAGGACCGTACCTATGAAGTATGTCTTTTGTTTTTGTAATTTTTTTTAATGTTTCTAATACTTCGATAATACTAGTTGGTATCCCGGAGGCAACATTAAAGACATCCCCTACCGCGTTTTGTGATTCCATTGCAAGCATGTTTGCTTGTACGATGTCTTTTATATGGACAAAATCACGTACCTGTTTTCCATCTCCGTGAACAGTTGGAATTTCTTTATGTAATAATTGATTCGTAAAAATGGTAATCACACCACTATAGTCATTTAACGTCTGTCTAGCCCCAAACACATTGAAATATCTTAAAGCTACAGTCTCAAGACCATAAGTATTATAGTATGCAGCAAGATAGTCTTCAATTGCAAGCTTTGATGCTCCATATGGTGAGAATGGTTTACACACCATGTCCTCTGAGGCATTATGATCTTTTATTACTCCATATACCGCAGCTGATGAGGCAAAAACAAATCGTTTTACGTTTTTCTCTAAACAAAAATTCATTACATCAAGTGTCATGTTCACATTAACATTGTGAACTAACATGGGTTCACTTACTGATAATGGAACACTTGCAATTGCAGCTTCATGAAAAACTAGATCGATATCACTGACACCAAATAAAAGCCGACCTATGTGCTTTGCATCTCCGATCACTAAATGAAATAGCTTGTTGTGTTCATGTTGTCTTAGATTCTCTATTGAACCTGTGCGCAGATTATCAATGACGTATGTCTCAATGCTTCTGTTGATGAGTTCATCTACTATGTGACTTCCTATGAAACCTGCACCACCAGTGACTATAGCTCTTGAAACTTTCATTGTATGACTACCTCCGCTAATTTTGCTTTCTTTTTTACTTCACATGAATTCATCAAATCTTCATACATTTTTTTTATTTGTTCTACAGTTTTTTCAATAGTAAATTCGTCCTTTACTTTTTTTATAGCCGCCTCTCCTAATTCCTTTCTTAACTGTTCATCATTGAGCAATGTTACTATGCCATTGGCAATATCTTTAGGGCGCATGCTTCTTACAAGTAGGCCACAGCCTTCTAATGCTTCTCTGACACCTCCAACGTCTGCTGCCACGACAGCTTTTCCACAAGCCATGGCTTCTATTATTGAAAAAGGAAATCCCTCTGTAATACTGCTAAACGCAATCACATCGGCTGAATTGTAAGCTTTTTCTGGTTCGCTTGTGCCTCCCATGAACTTGACATTGTCTGTCAAATTGAGACTCTTGATTTTATTTACACATTTTATAGAATATTCAAGATCTGTTGATCTACCATATATGAGACATTGAATGTTTGGTATCACTTCTTTTACATGACTAATTGCTCGTATGAGACAAACAATGTCTTTGTAAGGCTCTATCCTTCCAACAGACACTACTGTTGGTCTGGCATCTTCTCTTTTTATTTCCACGGGGCAGAATTTTTGAATATTTACACCATTGTAGATCACTTTGATTTTTGCTGGATCTGCACCAAGATCTTTCTCCCAATCTGCGTTTGCTTCACAGACTGGTGTTATTACATCTGCAATTGAATACATTGCTCTAGTAATATTGCGCGAAAAAAATTTCCAGAATATTTTAGCTGGTTCATCATATAACACCGCATTATAGTATAACATCAATTCTCTGAACGCTACACCGTGCTCTGTTATTATAACTGGGCAATTGCTTTCGCGTTTCGCACAAATTGCAATCATGGAGGGCAGCCACGCAAGAGAAGAATGTATAATGTCAACTTTTGGCACTTGAAAGGAAAGGAGCTGCATACTTCTGCTAATAAGTTGAAAAGCAGTCAACGTCTCTTTTAGAGACATATTTTCGTAGAGTCGGTCCTTTTTTATATGATCAAGAAAACTATCCCATACTAGATTGTACTCAAAACACTTTTTGGAATCATAAATAATTAAAAATTGATGGAGCTGCCAAATTATTTCTACAAGCTCTTCTGGATAACATGTCTCTGATAATACAACATTTAAAAATTTTTTATATAGAGGCATGAATTCATTTTTAATAACTGATTCTGTTGTACGAAGAATTTTTAATAACAGTGAACGCTTTTCATTATAAAATTCTTCATATCTGTTTGTTCCAAATATCGGTATTTCTATTACCTTGGTAACATTATTAGGAATCGAATATTTTCCATTGCCG
The window above is part of the Nitrosopumilaceae archaeon genome. Proteins encoded here:
- a CDS encoding response regulator gives rise to the protein MKKILVVDDEPDISSSIKRGLERNGFQVDAYVDPEKALSEFKPGMYDLLLVDIRMPKLNGFELYREIKKRNDHAKVCFFTAFEVYYDEFKKVFPTLDVKCFIRKPITISDLVVHINTELNNK
- a CDS encoding ATP-grasp domain-containing protein — its product is MRAKATVLVTAAGGIVSQGIMKSLKLSNMKKDHPVMYEIVATDVNAQAAGLYRSDIGILMPSYSSSDYVDSIIKICKEQNVQAIFVGSEQELLPIAFAKEKIEKETGSAVLVNPIDVISIATDKWKTFEFLKKNNLPCAESSLPENQEEFIEEFGFPLVVKPREGHGSLHFYIVNNRDEIRQAISAIQKVGWRPIIQEYLDGENVEFTSGVVVNRTGKNVMASISMRKTLKQGQTYKAFVDDFHDVRRSAEETALKFGCRGSINIQAKMIENTPKIFEINPRFSATCPIRAVAGINEPDIVFRNFVLGEEIKIDAYQKLVCMRYWNEVYVPYSTYEKTNRMGKVSNSDSFIPDYF
- a CDS encoding NAD-dependent epimerase/dehydratase family protein, yielding MKVSRAIVTGGAGFIGSHIVDELINRSIETYVIDNLRTGSIENLRQHEHNKLFHLVIGDAKHIGRLLFGVSDIDLVFHEAAIASVPLSVSEPMLVHNVNVNMTLDVMNFCLEKNVKRFVFASSAAVYGVIKDHNASEDMVCKPFSPYGASKLAIEDYLAAYYNTYGLETVALRYFNVFGARQTLNDYSGVITIFTNQLLHKEIPTVHGDGKQVRDFVHIKDIVQANMLAMESQNAVGDVFNVASGIPTSIIEVLETLKKITKTKDILHRYGPTRPGDVRFGLANIDKIKNILGYETKITLKDGLTDLAEFFKKRAEYNMLPI
- the pelF gene encoding GT4 family glycosyltransferase PelF, which gives rise to MKKVLLISWDAYPNYASGGIYTWTKTLIDSMPEWEFVVINQLSNPNGNGKYSIPNNVTKVIEIPIFGTNRYEEFYNEKRSLLLKILRTTESVIKNEFMPLYKKFLNVVLSETCYPEELVEIIWQLHQFLIIYDSKKCFEYNLVWDSFLDHIKKDRLYENMSLKETLTAFQLISRSMQLLSFQVPKVDIIHSSLAWLPSMIAICAKRESNCPVIITEHGVAFRELMLYYNAVLYDEPAKIFWKFFSRNITRAMYSIADVITPVCEANADWEKDLGADPAKIKVIYNGVNIQKFCPVEIKREDARPTVVSVGRIEPYKDIVCLIRAISHVKEVIPNIQCLIYGRSTDLEYSIKCVNKIKSLNLTDNVKFMGGTSEPEKAYNSADVIAFSSITEGFPFSIIEAMACGKAVVAADVGGVREALEGCGLLVRSMRPKDIANGIVTLLNDEQLRKELGEAAIKKVKDEFTIEKTVEQIKKMYEDLMNSCEVKKKAKLAEVVIQ